A genomic stretch from Corynebacterium faecale includes:
- a CDS encoding alpha/beta hydrolase: MASGVLAPVVTAQEAPQITWEECPPQVDISTAQCGSVQVPMYHADPSAGDISVGFIKVPARDQSNVRGALFGNAGGPGGDAYSFFGNTAMNWPEELYNEWDLVAVQPRGLLGSTPVDCNTPAPGYDEFRMLTQAGAFIRESCELATPGYTASLTTDNTAEDWEWVRRALDEEKISILGLSYGTYLGSVYATRYPSHTDRVVLDSAMAPSLGWNGVMASQGPGYINTLHDFFAWTAENNETYGLGETPLAVYQAWSNRIVAETGTNPTVAPPPARVGDVPPAFAWAGQGGADVMNTVAPTGVALQGLATQLLNPGSNQAMSPLLNITRGTIPQPSTWPNLAAAIAGQEPVPDVSGSDMDEYTQMALANSTTMQRLVMCNENAVAPNHLEVPRAAWSSLVTGDIFDASSTYFSSGLACSGAAPTSGTQPVDGSQLDVRPLMIQGTSDPQTPYHLHGELAQAMDAHVLTVDGPGHGQTVGSLNPSVTAAMLDYLRTGTTDVNWAPGLNPTP; encoded by the coding sequence ATGGCATCGGGTGTTCTCGCACCTGTTGTCACCGCCCAGGAAGCCCCACAGATCACCTGGGAGGAATGCCCGCCGCAGGTGGATATCTCCACGGCACAGTGTGGCAGCGTCCAGGTACCGATGTATCACGCAGACCCTTCCGCAGGTGACATCTCGGTGGGGTTCATCAAGGTGCCGGCTCGTGACCAGAGCAACGTGCGCGGCGCGCTCTTCGGCAATGCCGGCGGACCGGGTGGTGATGCCTACTCCTTCTTCGGCAACACCGCTATGAACTGGCCTGAAGAGCTCTACAACGAATGGGACCTGGTGGCTGTCCAGCCACGCGGCCTCCTCGGTTCCACCCCGGTTGACTGCAACACCCCCGCCCCGGGATACGACGAGTTCCGCATGCTCACCCAGGCCGGCGCCTTCATCCGCGAGTCCTGCGAACTGGCAACCCCCGGCTATACCGCCAGCCTCACCACCGACAACACTGCCGAAGACTGGGAGTGGGTCCGCCGCGCCCTCGACGAGGAGAAGATCTCCATCCTCGGGCTCTCCTACGGCACCTACCTGGGTTCCGTCTACGCCACCCGCTACCCTTCCCACACCGACCGGGTGGTCCTGGATTCCGCCATGGCACCGAGCCTGGGATGGAACGGCGTGATGGCCTCCCAGGGACCGGGCTATATCAACACCCTGCACGACTTCTTCGCCTGGACCGCTGAGAACAACGAGACCTACGGCCTGGGCGAGACCCCGCTGGCCGTCTACCAGGCGTGGTCCAACCGGATCGTCGCAGAAACCGGCACCAACCCGACGGTGGCTCCCCCACCGGCCCGCGTGGGCGATGTTCCCCCCGCATTCGCCTGGGCAGGCCAGGGTGGCGCAGATGTGATGAACACCGTCGCCCCGACCGGCGTTGCACTCCAGGGACTGGCCACCCAGTTGCTCAACCCCGGCAGCAACCAGGCCATGAGCCCGCTGCTCAACATCACCCGCGGCACCATTCCACAGCCCTCCACCTGGCCGAACCTGGCAGCTGCGATCGCCGGACAGGAACCGGTACCCGATGTCTCCGGAAGCGACATGGATGAGTACACCCAGATGGCGCTGGCCAACTCCACCACCATGCAGCGACTGGTCATGTGCAACGAGAACGCGGTGGCACCCAACCACCTGGAGGTCCCCCGCGCCGCCTGGTCCAGCCTGGTCACCGGCGACATCTTCGATGCCTCCTCCACCTACTTCTCCTCCGGTCTGGCCTGCTCCGGTGCCGCACCGACCAGCGGGACACAACCCGTCGATGGATCCCAGCTGGATGTCCGCCCTCTGATGATCCAGGGCACCTCCGATCCACAGACCCCGTACCACCTTCACGGTGAACTGGCTCAGGCCATGGACGCCCACGTTCTCACCGTCGACGGCCCCGGCCACGGTCAGACCGTCGGATCCCTCAACCCATCCGTGACAGCTGCCATGCTCGACTATCTGCGCACCGGCACCACCGACGTCAACTGGGCCCCGGGCCTCAACCCGACCCCCTAG
- the nrdF gene encoding class 1b ribonucleoside-diphosphate reductase subunit beta: MSNKPVTPAKYVTGDVFPIDGINWDHMPDQVDMDIWNRLTTNFWLPEKIPVSNDIQKWNSMSEAEHLATLRVFTGLTLLDTIQGTVGATSMIPDATTHHEEAVLTNISFMESVHAKSYSNIFMTLASTPEINEAFQWSRDNKHLQYKAKRILDYYQVDSTPARKKIASVMLESLLFYSGFYLPLRMASTGKLTNTADVIRLIIRDEAIHGYYIGYKYQKHMATLTPEERAEHHDDAVELLLDLYDNEVEYTRHVYDDLGWTGDVSAFLRYNANKAMQNLGYESIFPVDECKFDPGVMTSLDPSSNENHDFFSGSGSSYVIGDVEETSDEDWDF; the protein is encoded by the coding sequence ATGTCCAATAAACCCGTAACCCCAGCGAAGTACGTCACCGGTGATGTGTTTCCCATCGACGGAATCAACTGGGATCACATGCCAGACCAGGTCGACATGGACATCTGGAACCGCCTGACCACCAACTTCTGGCTTCCGGAGAAGATCCCGGTATCAAATGACATCCAGAAGTGGAACAGCATGTCGGAGGCCGAGCATCTGGCCACCCTCCGGGTATTCACCGGCTTGACGCTGCTGGACACGATTCAGGGCACGGTCGGCGCCACCTCCATGATCCCGGATGCCACCACCCACCATGAGGAGGCCGTGCTCACCAATATCTCCTTCATGGAATCCGTTCATGCGAAGAGCTACAGCAATATCTTCATGACGCTGGCGTCCACCCCGGAAATCAACGAGGCCTTCCAGTGGTCGAGGGATAATAAGCACCTGCAGTACAAGGCCAAGCGGATCCTGGATTACTACCAGGTTGACTCCACGCCGGCCCGGAAGAAGATCGCTTCCGTCATGCTGGAGTCGCTGCTCTTCTACTCCGGCTTCTATCTGCCGCTGCGCATGGCGTCCACCGGTAAGCTCACCAACACCGCTGACGTGATCCGCCTGATCATCCGGGATGAAGCCATTCACGGTTACTACATCGGGTACAAGTATCAGAAGCACATGGCCACCCTCACCCCGGAGGAACGCGCCGAACACCACGATGACGCGGTGGAGCTGCTCCTGGATCTGTACGACAACGAAGTGGAGTACACCCGCCACGTTTATGATGATCTTGGTTGGACCGGAGACGTGTCCGCCTTCCTGCGGTACAACGCCAACAAGGCTATGCAGAATCTGGGCTATGAGTCGATTTTCCCTGTCGATGAGTGCAAGTTTGATCCCGGCGTGATGACCTCCCTGGATCCGTCCAGTAATGAAAATCATGACTTCTTCAGTGGCTCCGGGTCCTCCTATGTCATCGGTGACGTGGAAGAAACCAGTGATGAGGACTGGGATTTCTAA
- the argS gene encoding arginine--tRNA ligase: MTPADLATLIKQTAVEVLNSRDLDASVLPEQVVVERPRNPEHGDYATNVALQVAKKVGVNPRDLATWLVEALSTDANIDSAEIAGPGFINIRLAAAAQGEIVAKILDQAEKFGTSEHLAHLDVNLEFVSANPTGPIHLGGTRWAAVGDSLGRILEAAGAKVTREYYFNDHGRQIDRFALSLLAAAKGEPTPEDGYGGEYIREIAEAIVAKHPDALDRAPEDTQELFRSEGVEMMFTHIRESLHEFGTDFDVYFHENSLFESGAVERAVQKLKDNGNLYESDGAWWLRSTDFGDDKDRVVIKSDGDAAYIAGDIAYAADKFERGHNLNIYMLGADHHGYIARLKAAAASLGYAPEGVEVLIGQMVNLLRDGKAVRMSKRAGTVVTLDDLVEAIGIDAARYSLIRSSVDSSLDIDLSLWESQSSDNPVYYVQYGHARLCSIARKADTLGVNFDDADLSLLTHDREGDLIRTLGEFPAVIKAAADLREPHRVARYAEELAGTFHRFYDSCHILPKADEEKAPIHSARLALAAATRQTLANALALVGVSAPEKM, from the coding sequence ATGACACCAGCTGATCTCGCAACACTGATCAAGCAGACCGCGGTCGAGGTTTTAAACTCCCGTGATCTGGACGCCTCTGTTCTCCCGGAGCAGGTCGTGGTGGAGCGCCCCCGTAACCCTGAGCACGGCGATTACGCCACCAACGTGGCTCTCCAGGTGGCCAAGAAGGTCGGCGTGAACCCGCGCGATCTGGCGACCTGGCTGGTGGAGGCGCTGTCCACGGATGCCAACATCGACTCCGCGGAGATCGCCGGACCGGGCTTCATCAACATCCGTCTGGCAGCTGCGGCACAGGGGGAGATCGTGGCGAAGATCCTCGATCAGGCGGAGAAGTTCGGCACCTCCGAGCACCTCGCCCACCTGGATGTGAACCTGGAGTTCGTCTCCGCGAACCCGACGGGCCCGATCCACCTCGGTGGTACCCGGTGGGCTGCCGTGGGTGATTCCCTCGGTCGTATCCTGGAGGCTGCCGGCGCCAAGGTCACCCGCGAGTACTACTTCAATGACCACGGTCGCCAGATTGACCGTTTTGCTCTCTCGCTCCTGGCTGCAGCCAAGGGTGAGCCGACCCCTGAAGACGGTTACGGCGGGGAGTACATCCGGGAGATTGCAGAGGCCATCGTCGCAAAGCATCCTGATGCCCTTGACCGCGCACCGGAGGACACCCAGGAGCTGTTCCGCTCCGAGGGGGTGGAGATGATGTTCACCCATATCCGGGAATCCCTCCACGAGTTCGGCACTGATTTCGACGTGTACTTCCACGAGAACTCCCTGTTCGAGTCCGGTGCCGTCGAGCGCGCCGTGCAGAAGCTGAAAGACAACGGCAACCTCTATGAATCGGATGGTGCCTGGTGGCTGCGTTCCACCGACTTCGGGGATGACAAGGACCGCGTGGTCATCAAGTCCGACGGTGACGCCGCCTATATCGCCGGTGACATCGCCTATGCCGCCGACAAGTTCGAGCGCGGCCACAACCTCAACATCTACATGTTGGGCGCAGACCACCACGGTTATATCGCGCGCCTCAAGGCTGCGGCCGCTTCCCTCGGTTATGCACCGGAGGGCGTGGAGGTGCTCATTGGTCAGATGGTCAACCTGCTGCGCGACGGCAAGGCTGTGCGGATGTCCAAGCGTGCCGGCACCGTGGTCACACTCGATGATCTGGTGGAGGCCATCGGCATCGACGCCGCCCGCTATTCCCTGATCCGATCATCTGTGGATTCCTCCCTGGATATTGACCTCAGCCTGTGGGAATCCCAGTCCTCTGACAACCCGGTGTACTACGTGCAGTACGGCCACGCGCGCCTGTGCTCGATCGCGCGTAAGGCTGACACCCTGGGCGTGAACTTCGACGACGCAGATCTCTCGCTGCTCACCCACGACCGTGAAGGCGACCTCATCCGCACCCTCGGTGAGTTCCCCGCAGTGATCAAGGCTGCCGCTGACCTGCGCGAACCACACCGCGTGGCCCGTTACGCCGAGGAGCTGGCCGGAACCTTCCACCGTTTCTACGATTCCTGCCACATCCTGCCCAAGGCTGATGAGGAGAAGGCCCCGATCCACTCGGCCCGCCTCGCACTCGCCGCCGCCACCCGTCAGACCCTGGCCAACGCCCTCGCGCTGGTTGGTGTATCCGCACCGGAGAAGATGTAA
- a CDS encoding MarR family winged helix-turn-helix transcriptional regulator produces the protein MTTPRWLNDEEQKLWRLILAATRKMDRTLDETLQDDHELTSSEYSVLVSLSEAGDEEVRLRDLCLSLDWDRSRTSHQITRMDKKGLVAKVKCEGDARGVIVELTPEGERRLKQAVPAHVETVRRMIFDPMTPEQAEVLRDYLTAALTSGSCRGDRAGESEA, from the coding sequence ATGACAACACCTAGATGGCTCAATGATGAGGAGCAGAAGCTGTGGCGACTGATCCTCGCCGCAACCCGCAAGATGGATCGCACACTCGATGAGACCCTCCAGGATGACCACGAGCTCACCTCCTCTGAATACTCCGTGCTGGTGAGCCTCTCCGAGGCTGGCGATGAAGAGGTTCGGCTGAGGGATCTCTGCCTCTCTCTCGATTGGGATCGCAGCCGCACCTCCCATCAGATCACCCGGATGGATAAGAAGGGCCTGGTGGCCAAGGTCAAATGTGAGGGGGACGCCCGTGGCGTGATTGTGGAACTCACCCCGGAAGGCGAACGACGCCTCAAGCAGGCCGTCCCGGCCCACGTGGAAACCGTGCGCCGTATGATCTTCGATCCGATGACCCCGGAGCAGGCTGAAGTTCTGCGTGATTACCTCACCGCTGCGCTGACCTCGGGATCATGCAGGGGAGATCGCGCCGGGGAGTCGGAGGCGTAG
- a CDS encoding PspC domain-containing protein gives MANNAFNHAIATASSHARGLRRSRSNRWIGGVAAGLAETYGWNPAVVRLVFVATLLFPVPGSQILMYLLAWLFIPQR, from the coding sequence ATGGCCAACAACGCATTCAACCACGCAATCGCCACTGCCTCATCCCATGCCCGCGGGCTCCGCCGCAGCCGCTCGAACCGGTGGATCGGTGGTGTGGCAGCCGGACTCGCCGAGACCTACGGTTGGAATCCTGCAGTGGTGCGGCTTGTCTTCGTAGCCACCCTGTTGTTCCCGGTCCCCGGATCACAGATTCTCATGTACCTGCTGGCGTGGTTGTTCATTCCGCAGCGTTAA